The proteins below come from a single Parageobacillus toebii NBRC 107807 genomic window:
- a CDS encoding M48 family metalloprotease, protein MRILQLISISLLTMFILMKLNVININLKYNILHYLLNASLLLTFFSIIFPLVSYIKLKRMDVNKTQFLNDILGEIDPNQNVEIFITDKFMKNNAAVLYRRNQPVIVCGDDLVNSLSREQLKFLIAHEYYHIKKNHMLKNILSFIFVLAGVPILLLTISPYLISLTSLFTTLIISFILYVSSFILHFVFSQRRELSADRFASSFVGKKCAKETLSILQKQKLVPEKSYNLFETHPSIKKRIENIS, encoded by the coding sequence ATGAGGATTTTACAGCTAATTTCAATTAGTTTGCTAACAATGTTTATATTAATGAAATTAAATGTTATTAATATAAATTTAAAATACAACATTTTACATTACCTTTTAAATGCTAGTCTATTACTAACATTTTTTAGTATTATTTTTCCTCTGGTATCTTATATTAAGTTAAAAAGAATGGATGTTAATAAAACTCAATTTCTAAATGACATACTAGGAGAAATAGATCCAAATCAAAATGTAGAGATTTTTATTACTGACAAATTTATGAAGAATAACGCTGCGGTATTGTATAGACGAAATCAACCTGTAATTGTATGTGGAGATGATTTAGTTAACTCCTTAAGTAGAGAGCAATTAAAATTCCTTATTGCCCATGAATATTACCATATAAAAAAGAACCATATGTTAAAAAATATATTATCATTTATATTTGTGTTAGCAGGAGTACCGATATTGTTATTAACTATATCGCCTTACTTAATTTCACTAACATCTTTATTTACAACTTTAATAATTTCATTTATCCTTTATGTTTCTTCGTTTATTCTACACTTCGTTTTTTCACAGCGGCGCGAATTATCTGCTGATCGATTTGCAAGTTCATTTGTCGGAAAAAAATGTGCAAAGGAAACTCTTAGTATTCTGCAAAAACAGAAACTTGTCCCTGAAAAAAGTTATAACTTGTTTGAAACTCACCCTAGTATTAAGAAGAGAATAGAAAATATTAGTTAA
- a CDS encoding stage II sporulation protein M has translation MDKVSVKALLYVLSIYLFAFLAGYLISNLLDNNFEHNAQNISKTYISFNTFLKIFFNNIKVFIIILTGFFLLKIPTVINLVSNGSTLGFFLGGISLDKLIDVLPPLLIHGIPEITGFIIAAYLVFLGKEKFIENKKFNFNLLLFGILIIFIAAFLETYISPIFI, from the coding sequence ATGGATAAAGTCAGTGTAAAGGCACTTTTATATGTTTTATCTATATATTTATTTGCATTTTTAGCAGGATATTTAATCAGTAATTTACTTGATAATAATTTTGAACATAATGCACAAAATATCAGCAAAACGTACATTTCGTTTAATACGTTTTTAAAAATCTTTTTCAATAACATAAAAGTTTTTATAATAATTTTAACTGGATTTTTTCTTTTAAAAATCCCAACAGTTATAAATTTAGTCTCGAACGGTTCTACGTTAGGATTTTTTCTAGGGGGGATTTCATTAGACAAACTTATTGATGTTTTACCCCCTCTATTGATTCACGGAATACCTGAGATAACAGGCTTTATTATAGCAGCCTACCTAGTTTTTCTAGGAAAAGAAAAATTTATAGAAAACAAAAAATTTAACTTTAATTTATTATTATTCGGGATATTAATAATATTTATAGCAGCTTTTCTAGAAACTTATATTAGTCCAATATTCATTTGA
- a CDS encoding IS256 family transposase translates to MSKSIPNVDWANQLESVIRQFVKEKLELIMREEIKNFLEIEQAGTSNMRNGYYQRNLDTQYGRIEGLLVPRDRNGEFQTQLFAPYQRHTGWLEEAIIRMYQSGMSTREIGKFIERILGNAYSPATISRITDVVKEDIEKWHTRPLHKRYSVLYLDGLYVKLRRETVEKEVIYVVLGVNEEGYREILDFFVGGQESAYVWQEILQHLYQRGVKEVLLGVFDGLPGLEEAFKAVYPKADVQRCVVHKVRNTLSRVRKKDQFEVAEDLKLIYRAPNKEMALQMFQQFESKWSSKYPREVQSWANELDVLLTFMDYPSSIRSVIYTTNAIERTIKEIRKRLKPMNSLNSLEAAEKIVYLTIQDFNEKWAGRKLRGFAEAHEALQRMFEERYC, encoded by the coding sequence ATGTCTAAAAGTATACCGAATGTCGACTGGGCAAATCAACTGGAAAGTGTCATTCGTCAGTTTGTAAAGGAAAAATTAGAACTGATCATGCGGGAAGAAATCAAGAATTTCCTCGAAATAGAACAGGCCGGAACATCAAATATGAGAAACGGCTACTATCAACGAAATCTAGATACGCAATATGGTCGGATTGAAGGTCTTTTGGTCCCTAGAGACCGAAACGGAGAATTTCAAACCCAATTGTTCGCTCCTTACCAACGGCACACCGGCTGGCTGGAGGAAGCCATCATCAGGATGTATCAAAGTGGCATGAGTACGCGTGAAATTGGCAAGTTTATTGAACGAATTTTAGGCAATGCCTATTCTCCTGCAACGATCAGCCGTATTACCGATGTAGTGAAGGAAGACATCGAGAAATGGCACACTCGTCCACTGCACAAGCGTTATTCCGTCTTATATTTGGATGGTTTATACGTAAAACTTCGTCGCGAAACCGTGGAGAAAGAAGTCATTTATGTGGTGTTAGGAGTGAATGAAGAAGGGTATCGCGAAATTCTGGATTTCTTCGTGGGAGGACAAGAAAGCGCCTATGTATGGCAGGAAATTCTTCAACACCTCTACCAAAGAGGCGTCAAGGAAGTGCTTCTTGGCGTCTTCGATGGCCTTCCGGGGCTGGAGGAAGCCTTTAAGGCGGTGTATCCGAAAGCCGATGTGCAGCGCTGTGTCGTGCACAAAGTCCGCAACACCCTCAGCCGTGTTCGGAAAAAAGACCAATTCGAAGTGGCCGAGGATCTCAAGCTGATTTATCGCGCGCCGAATAAGGAGATGGCGTTACAAATGTTTCAACAGTTTGAGTCGAAATGGTCCAGCAAATATCCAAGAGAAGTTCAATCTTGGGCCAATGAGTTGGATGTCCTCCTTACATTTATGGATTATCCAAGCAGTATTCGAAGTGTGATTTATACGACCAATGCCATCGAACGAACGATCAAGGAAATTCGGAAACGCCTAAAACCGATGAACAGTTTGAATAGTTTAGAAGCCGCTGAAAAAATCGTGTATTTGACCATTCAAGATTTTAATGAGAAATGGGCAGGGCGAAAGTTGCGAGGATTTGCCGAAGCGCATGAAGCTCTTCAACGAATGTTTGAAGAACGTTATTGTTAA
- a CDS encoding ABC transporter permease, which yields MIGMWTICFHEFKGLFKSIKSIIIVAIIFGVTYWTADLMTTITDRLDVNTGKDGYATGIASIVFLLGFLFISSLSHDVINREVSTRTMRFLVTKTSRVKIIIGKYLGIWLFWFFCIFTSFVLIAFVSKNFLWWGILECMGFISVAIAYNLVFSVIFPKPAITMFFGVVFALAFPVLSFLVIHSNNVFISWFKFFTPYYYALLGDFYILVNFVYAIGLLMLGIVLFNRRDL from the coding sequence GTGATTGGTATGTGGACGATTTGTTTCCATGAGTTTAAGGGACTTTTTAAAAGTATTAAATCCATTATTATCGTTGCCATTATTTTTGGAGTTACTTATTGGACGGCAGATTTAATGACAACCATAACAGATCGGTTAGATGTCAACACGGGTAAGGATGGATATGCTACCGGTATCGCATCTATTGTATTTTTATTAGGGTTTCTTTTCATTTCAAGTTTATCACACGATGTCATCAACCGAGAAGTGAGTACACGAACAATGAGGTTTCTTGTAACCAAAACTTCTCGGGTTAAAATCATTATTGGTAAATATTTAGGGATTTGGCTGTTTTGGTTTTTTTGTATTTTTACATCCTTTGTTTTAATTGCATTCGTATCTAAAAACTTTTTATGGTGGGGCATCTTAGAATGTATGGGGTTTATTTCAGTAGCAATCGCCTATAACCTTGTTTTTTCCGTTATCTTTCCAAAACCAGCGATAACCATGTTTTTTGGTGTTGTTTTTGCCTTGGCTTTTCCAGTGTTAAGTTTTTTGGTAATCCATTCAAATAACGTTTTCATTAGTTGGTTTAAATTCTTTACTCCTTACTATTATGCTTTATTAGGTGATTTTTACATATTGGTAAATTTTGTTTATGCAATTGGGTTATTAATGCTTGGAATTGTGTTGTTTAACAGGAGGGATTTGTAA
- a CDS encoding response regulator transcription factor, protein MENSRILIVDDEESILNMLKLVLNKEGFTSVHTCTNGTDALRLLEQKKFDLIILDIMLPDMSGLDICRAIRKICDAPLFFISAKSSDLDKLTGFAHGCDDYITKPFNPLEVVARVKAQLQRYLSKNNEKQAEILDFGRFKLNLTSAELIVEDKPVPCSAQVYRLLAFFCKHPNQVFTKEQLYYQVWGNDQLTDDNTVMVHIRKIREKIEKDPSNPQYLKTVRGIGYKLVTEEKMQP, encoded by the coding sequence ATGGAAAATTCAAGAATTTTAATCGTTGATGATGAAGAATCCATTCTTAATATGCTTAAGCTCGTGTTAAACAAAGAAGGGTTCACATCTGTACATACTTGTACAAATGGAACGGATGCGTTGCGTCTACTTGAGCAAAAAAAATTTGACCTTATCATTTTGGATATTATGCTTCCGGATATGTCGGGTTTAGATATATGTCGAGCTATTAGGAAAATATGTGATGCCCCTTTATTTTTCATTTCAGCTAAATCATCAGATCTTGATAAATTAACAGGATTTGCACATGGATGTGATGATTACATCACAAAGCCGTTTAACCCTCTTGAAGTGGTTGCTAGAGTAAAGGCACAACTACAACGATATCTTTCAAAGAATAATGAAAAACAAGCAGAAATTTTAGATTTTGGACGTTTTAAGCTTAATTTGACATCAGCTGAGCTAATCGTTGAAGACAAACCTGTACCTTGTTCGGCCCAGGTTTACCGACTCCTTGCTTTTTTTTGCAAACATCCTAACCAAGTTTTTACAAAAGAACAACTCTATTATCAGGTATGGGGGAATGATCAGTTGACTGACGATAATACTGTCATGGTTCACATTAGAAAAATTAGAGAGAAAATTGAAAAGGATCCAAGCAATCCACAATACTTAAAAACTGTTAGGGGGATAGGTTATAAATTAGTTACTGAGGAGAAAATGCAACCATGA
- a CDS encoding sensor histidine kinase, whose translation MKSDFSRVSEEYLDLNITIKNDKAVINENIKESIQKKGGWLQVVDSKGYVIGEYNTPKELPKRYSFTDILSMDLNNFRIHYWILEKENSSEVTIIYGEPLKSKQILNTLLRSNSFPNINTDFKEYLVKNDAWIQIYDASGNVVYSYHAPPNLKFTYTEILSMKKRPWNSKVDISSYYFKEKDRIFLVGTYNPYYSPDHITDSIISASFLKSFLIVFGTLIVFAIIISIWYGKKFGKPLLYMMKWINNMSKGNFMEPKDKKGRVPILNKKGSLHKRYKIFKEVVDSLYTLSKTLQQNEENQRRMEKTREEWITGLSHDLKTPLSSLYGFSALLASNQYQWSSEEIMEMGRIMKEKAVYMSELIEDLNLTYRLKNNALPINKEKTDIVSLIKEFLSTFSTTTEAKDKEIYFESAQDTIFLEIDLKWFMRILDNLLTNAVKYNKPGTKIKVKVESNHQRTIISIEDNGIGMDEETVKNLFNRYYRGGNTQDNDSGSGLGMAIAHQLVVAHGGEIVVESQKHVGTILKIIFYHTNDVQKTT comes from the coding sequence ATGAAATCAGATTTTTCGAGGGTGAGTGAAGAGTATTTAGATCTTAACATCACGATAAAAAATGACAAAGCAGTTATAAATGAGAATATAAAGGAATCTATTCAGAAAAAAGGGGGATGGCTACAAGTTGTCGATTCGAAAGGTTATGTGATCGGAGAATATAATACACCAAAAGAATTGCCAAAACGCTATAGTTTTACAGACATTTTATCCATGGATTTAAACAATTTTCGGATCCATTATTGGATTTTAGAGAAAGAAAATTCTTCAGAAGTTACTATCATTTATGGAGAGCCATTAAAAAGTAAACAGATCTTAAACACACTGTTACGATCAAACTCCTTTCCTAATATCAATACTGATTTTAAAGAGTACTTAGTTAAAAATGATGCATGGATTCAAATCTACGACGCAAGTGGAAATGTGGTATACAGCTATCATGCGCCTCCAAACTTAAAGTTTACCTATACAGAGATTCTGTCAATGAAAAAAAGACCTTGGAATTCTAAAGTAGACATTTCTAGTTATTATTTCAAAGAAAAAGACCGGATTTTTTTAGTGGGCACCTACAATCCCTATTACAGTCCAGACCACATTACCGATAGTATCATTAGTGCCTCTTTTTTGAAGAGCTTTCTTATTGTCTTCGGTACACTTATTGTATTCGCTATTATTATTTCAATTTGGTATGGTAAGAAGTTCGGTAAACCATTGCTTTATATGATGAAATGGATTAATAATATGTCAAAAGGGAATTTCATGGAACCAAAGGACAAAAAAGGGAGGGTACCAATATTAAATAAGAAAGGGAGCTTACATAAGCGTTATAAAATATTTAAAGAGGTTGTCGATTCTTTATATACTTTGTCTAAGACTTTGCAGCAAAATGAAGAAAATCAGCGAAGGATGGAGAAAACTCGAGAGGAATGGATTACTGGCCTTTCTCATGACTTAAAGACACCATTGAGTTCTTTATATGGTTTTTCTGCTTTATTAGCATCTAACCAATATCAATGGTCTTCGGAAGAAATAATGGAAATGGGACGTATCATGAAAGAGAAAGCAGTGTATATGAGCGAGTTAATTGAAGATCTAAATCTAACATACAGACTGAAAAATAATGCTCTCCCTATTAATAAAGAAAAAACGGATATCGTATCTTTAATCAAAGAATTCCTCTCTACTTTTTCAACAACGACCGAAGCTAAAGATAAAGAAATTTATTTTGAGAGTGCTCAAGATACCATCTTTCTTGAGATCGATCTAAAGTGGTTTATGAGAATATTAGATAACCTACTGACTAATGCAGTAAAATATAATAAGCCTGGGACAAAAATCAAAGTCAAAGTTGAATCGAACCATCAACGTACGATTATCTCTATAGAAGATAATGGAATAGGAATGGATGAAGAAACAGTGAAAAACCTCTTTAATCGTTATTATCGAGGCGGGAATACTCAAGATAATGATAGTGGATCCGGATTAGGAATGGCAATAGCTCATCAGCTAGTAGTAGCTCACGGTGGAGAAATTGTAGTGGAAAGTCAGAAACATGTCGGAACTATCCTAAAAATAATATTTTACCATACAAATGATGTACAAAAAACTACTTGA
- a CDS encoding ATP-dependent Clp protease ATP-binding subunit, whose amino-acid sequence MLCQVCHQNEATVFVNLQFNHEKKQMHLCHECYEKQKQELTIPINFGFDNFSSFPFDDFLMNGFSPISETPFSEMNAPQPNIAQPSKRNRKGGGFLDQFGRNLTQLAKAGLIDPVIGRDKEIERVIEILNRRNKNNPVLIGEPGVGKTAIVEGLALKIAEGQVPEKLLNKEVYLLDVASLVANTGIRGQFEERMKRLIAELQRRKNVILFIDEIHLLVGAGSAEGSMDAGNILKPALARGELQVVGATTLKEYRQIEKDAALERRFQPVIVHEPTVEEAITILKGIQPKYEQFHHVKYTDEAIEACVKLSHRYIQDRFLPDKAIDLLDEAGSKANLRLGPTDEKQIQERLAQIAKEKAKAVKEENFELAAKLRSEELKLEKQLQNGVNQERPVVDVADIQRIIEEKTGIPVGKLQADEKEKMKHLEENLAKKVIGQEEAVKKVAKAIRRSRAGLKAKHRPIGSFLFVGPTGVGKTELAKTLAEELFGSKDAMIRLDMSEYMEKHSVSKLIGSPPGYVGHEEAGQLTEKVRRNPYSIILLDEIEKAHPDVQHIFLQILEDGRLTDSQGRTVSFKDTVIIATSNAGVTDKKITVGFEKQQTQTSILDSLNAYFKPEFLNRFDAIIEFKSLKKEHMLQIVDLMLDEVKAAMREQHIDLDVSQAAKEKLAELGYHPAFGARPLRRVIQEHVEDKIADVLLDENDQVKAIRIDVENDAIVAKPLHKQTA is encoded by the coding sequence ATGCTTTGTCAAGTATGTCATCAAAACGAAGCGACGGTATTTGTCAATTTACAATTTAATCATGAGAAAAAGCAAATGCACCTTTGCCACGAATGTTATGAAAAACAAAAACAAGAGCTGACTATTCCGATCAATTTCGGTTTCGATAATTTCTCGTCATTCCCATTTGACGATTTCTTGATGAACGGATTTTCACCAATTTCAGAAACGCCATTTTCAGAAATGAACGCGCCGCAACCGAATATCGCACAACCATCGAAACGAAACAGAAAAGGTGGCGGTTTCTTGGACCAATTTGGCCGCAACTTAACACAGCTTGCGAAAGCCGGTCTGATTGACCCAGTCATCGGACGCGATAAAGAGATTGAACGCGTCATTGAAATTTTAAACCGCCGCAATAAAAACAACCCGGTATTAATCGGGGAACCAGGTGTCGGTAAAACAGCGATTGTCGAAGGACTCGCCTTGAAAATCGCTGAAGGGCAAGTTCCGGAAAAACTATTAAACAAAGAAGTATATTTGCTTGACGTCGCATCGCTTGTTGCGAATACAGGCATTCGCGGTCAATTCGAAGAGCGGATGAAACGGCTCATCGCTGAATTGCAGCGCCGGAAAAACGTCATTCTCTTCATCGATGAAATTCACTTGCTCGTCGGCGCCGGTTCGGCGGAAGGTTCGATGGACGCGGGCAACATTTTAAAACCAGCGCTTGCGCGTGGAGAATTGCAAGTCGTCGGCGCTACAACGTTGAAAGAATATCGCCAAATTGAAAAAGACGCTGCTCTTGAACGCCGTTTCCAACCAGTTATCGTGCATGAACCAACGGTCGAAGAAGCGATCACGATTTTAAAAGGGATTCAGCCGAAATACGAGCAATTCCATCATGTGAAATATACGGACGAAGCGATTGAAGCGTGCGTCAAATTGTCGCACCGTTACATTCAAGACCGCTTCTTGCCGGACAAAGCGATCGACTTGTTAGACGAAGCCGGCTCCAAAGCGAACTTGCGCCTCGGTCCGACAGATGAAAAACAAATTCAAGAACGCCTTGCGCAAATCGCCAAAGAAAAAGCAAAAGCAGTGAAAGAAGAAAATTTCGAACTGGCAGCGAAATTGCGCAGCGAAGAGTTGAAATTGGAAAAACAATTGCAAAACGGCGTAAACCAAGAACGCCCAGTTGTCGATGTTGCTGATATCCAACGCATCATCGAAGAGAAAACAGGCATTCCTGTCGGCAAACTGCAGGCCGATGAAAAAGAAAAAATGAAACATTTAGAAGAAAACTTAGCGAAAAAAGTCATCGGCCAAGAAGAAGCGGTCAAAAAAGTCGCCAAAGCGATCCGCCGCAGCCGCGCGGGATTAAAAGCAAAACACCGCCCAATCGGTTCGTTCTTATTCGTTGGTCCGACTGGCGTCGGAAAAACGGAGCTGGCGAAAACGTTGGCAGAAGAGCTATTCGGCTCAAAAGACGCAATGATTCGCCTCGACATGAGCGAATACATGGAAAAACATTCGGTATCGAAATTAATCGGTTCGCCTCCTGGCTATGTCGGTCACGAAGAAGCCGGCCAGCTTACAGAAAAAGTGCGCCGCAATCCATACAGCATTATCTTGCTTGACGAGATTGAAAAAGCGCACCCAGATGTGCAACACATTTTCCTTCAAATTTTAGAAGACGGCCGTCTCACGGACAGCCAAGGACGCACCGTAAGCTTTAAAGATACAGTCATCATCGCAACAAGCAACGCCGGCGTGACAGACAAAAAAATTACGGTCGGATTTGAAAAACAACAAACACAAACAAGCATTCTCGACTCATTAAACGCATACTTCAAACCAGAGTTTTTAAACCGTTTCGATGCGATTATTGAATTCAAATCGTTGAAAAAAGAACATATGCTGCAAATTGTTGATCTCATGCTTGACGAAGTAAAAGCAGCAATGCGCGAACAACACATCGACCTTGACGTTTCGCAAGCGGCGAAAGAAAAATTAGCCGAACTCGGCTACCATCCAGCATTCGGCGCTCGTCCGCTCCGCCGCGTCATCCAAGAACATGTCGAAGACAAAATCGCCGATGTGCTGCTAGATGAAAACGATCAAGTCAAAGCGATTCGCATCGATGTCGAAAACGATGCGATTGTCGCCAAACCTTTGCATAAACAAACCGCCTAA
- a CDS encoding FixH family protein, with translation MKKLSLFLPLMLILLLFAACSQQKQEEKPAMLEVQLQTPDHIELNKETTLSCIVTYGGEKVNDADEVKFEVWKHGSEKREMLTAKNDGDGKYSVKKTFTEPGTYSVISHVTARNMHNMPKKDIVVGTPSDQPQNHAEEHHGDEHHHADVMMMLHEKQFSVNKEAHLTVHITHDGKPLAGATVRFEVWKDNGKHLFIEASEKQAGQYEAATSFQENGTYSVKIHVETEQLHEHQVEQITVQ, from the coding sequence ATGAAAAAGCTTTCGCTGTTTTTGCCATTGATGTTAATATTGCTTTTATTTGCCGCCTGCAGCCAGCAAAAGCAAGAGGAAAAACCGGCAATGCTTGAAGTTCAACTTCAGACACCGGATCATATTGAATTAAATAAGGAAACGACACTTTCTTGTATCGTGACATACGGCGGGGAAAAAGTGAATGATGCGGATGAAGTGAAGTTTGAAGTGTGGAAACATGGAAGCGAGAAGCGCGAGATGTTAACTGCCAAAAATGATGGTGATGGCAAATATTCTGTGAAAAAGACGTTTACCGAGCCGGGGACGTATTCGGTCATTAGCCACGTGACAGCACGAAATATGCATAATATGCCGAAAAAAGATATCGTTGTTGGCACACCGAGCGATCAGCCGCAAAATCATGCAGAGGAACATCACGGTGATGAACACCATCATGCCGATGTCATGATGATGCTTCATGAAAAACAATTTTCCGTAAATAAAGAAGCGCATTTAACGGTACATATTACTCATGATGGCAAGCCGCTTGCAGGCGCTACCGTTCGTTTTGAAGTGTGGAAAGATAACGGAAAGCACCTGTTTATCGAAGCAAGCGAAAAACAAGCAGGCCAATACGAGGCAGCAACGTCGTTTCAAGAAAACGGGACATATTCTGTAAAAATTCATGTAGAAACGGAACAACTTCACGAACATCAAGTAGAGCAAATTACGGTGCAATGA
- a CDS encoding YkvI family membrane protein, with protein MAEVAGKWSGAWQIAAVYVGTVVGAGFATGKEIIEFFTQYGTSGTIGIIISGILFTWGGARMMVMARKVKAASYQQFNRYLFGRAMSPVISIMMTVMIVGVTAVMMAGAGAVFEEQLGLPRQIGIVATLCLSLLVMMYDIKGLFGVNALIVPMMVLFSAIAFGKLITMGELCETKLEAADYSLKAFLSPFSYAAFNLAMAQPVLVPLACETGDERMVRRGAVLGGLLLTGILLSSHFVLLSFPYAMNYDIPMAEVIRSFFAVFYWVYIIVIYGEIFTSIIGGIFGLQRQARTLVSIPNVLFFAVLFIVLYMVSLFRYSELLSFLYPIFGYISFAFLFLLWVREMPRP; from the coding sequence ATGGCAGAAGTGGCTGGAAAGTGGTCAGGAGCTTGGCAAATCGCCGCCGTTTATGTCGGCACTGTCGTCGGCGCGGGGTTTGCTACTGGAAAAGAAATTATCGAGTTTTTTACCCAATACGGAACGTCCGGAACGATTGGCATTATCATCAGCGGCATCTTGTTTACGTGGGGTGGCGCGCGCATGATGGTGATGGCACGGAAAGTGAAGGCCGCTTCTTATCAACAGTTTAACCGCTATTTATTTGGCAGGGCGATGAGCCCGGTTATTTCTATCATGATGACGGTGATGATTGTCGGAGTCACCGCCGTGATGATGGCCGGCGCAGGCGCGGTGTTTGAGGAACAGCTCGGGTTGCCGCGGCAGATCGGAATTGTGGCGACGTTATGTTTATCGCTGTTAGTCATGATGTACGATATAAAAGGGCTATTTGGAGTAAACGCCTTGATTGTTCCGATGATGGTGCTATTTAGCGCCATTGCGTTTGGAAAGCTGATTACCATGGGAGAATTGTGTGAAACGAAACTGGAAGCGGCAGACTATTCATTAAAAGCCTTTCTTTCCCCTTTTTCGTATGCGGCGTTTAATTTGGCGATGGCGCAGCCTGTGCTTGTGCCGCTGGCTTGCGAGACGGGAGATGAGCGCATGGTGCGGCGCGGCGCAGTGCTTGGCGGGCTGCTGCTTACCGGCATTTTATTAAGCAGCCATTTTGTGCTCTTATCGTTTCCATATGCAATGAATTACGATATCCCGATGGCGGAAGTGATCCGTTCGTTTTTCGCCGTTTTTTACTGGGTGTATATCATTGTGATTTACGGGGAAATTTTTACGTCTATTATCGGCGGCATTTTTGGCCTGCAGCGGCAGGCGCGCACGCTCGTTTCTATTCCTAACGTCTTGTTTTTTGCCGTGTTGTTTATCGTGCTGTATATGGTCAGCTTATTCCGCTACAGTGAGCTCTTATCATTTTTATATCCGATATTTGGCTACATCAGTTTTGCATTTCTTTTTCTATTATGGGTGCGCGAAATGCCGCGCCCGTAA